The Verrucomicrobiia bacterium genome contains a region encoding:
- a CDS encoding sigma-70 family RNA polymerase sigma factor, translated as MPDLSSTIVESDSSVTRDLLGLARAGDAEAFGEVCRLYETQLLMQGLAICGDFTKAEDLAQDTLVEAWKSLKRYNGQCRFFTWLCAILLNRYRNMRRARRPLAFSTLVQLDQEQFQSQIDRLPSPEPLPDYAAALEEQALLVRKCIQALPPKHQQVVYLRFYADDSLEGIAAALGCSVGTVKSRLFNALDKLRRMRALTAGDNTRYSKENL; from the coding sequence ATGCCTGACCTGAGTTCAACCATCGTGGAGAGCGATTCCTCAGTCACACGCGATCTGCTGGGTCTGGCCCGCGCCGGGGATGCGGAGGCCTTTGGCGAGGTTTGCCGCCTTTACGAAACGCAGCTGCTCATGCAGGGCTTGGCCATATGCGGAGATTTTACCAAAGCTGAAGACTTGGCCCAGGACACATTGGTAGAAGCGTGGAAATCTCTAAAGCGCTATAATGGGCAATGCAGGTTCTTCACCTGGCTTTGCGCCATCCTCTTGAATCGCTATCGCAATATGCGCCGCGCACGGCGTCCATTGGCTTTCTCGACGCTGGTTCAACTCGATCAGGAGCAATTCCAGAGCCAGATCGACCGCTTGCCCTCTCCCGAGCCGCTGCCCGACTATGCCGCCGCCCTCGAGGAGCAGGCGCTCCTGGTCAGGAAGTGCATTCAGGCGCTCCCCCCAAAACATCAGCAGGTTGTTTATCTGCGCTTTTACGCAGATGATTCGCTCGAAGGCATTGCCGCTGCATTGGGCTGCTCTGTCGGCACAGTCAAATCTCGCCTCTTCAATGCGCTGGACAAACTGCGCCGCATGCGAGCGCTCACTGCGGGAGACAACACGCGCTATTCAAAAGAAAATTTATGA
- the bamD gene encoding outer membrane protein assembly factor BamD, producing MNRRWICLLLMLFCLLAFPSRSPAPLIYRPGEGWSYEPVGGGGKWQRARAKDQLEVAQTAFEKKDYSLALRAARRVVRVWPLSDYAPRAQYLVGRCYEAKGRDEKAFQEYQNVLEKQPKIDNYDEILQRQFNIANQYLAGKWFKLWGVIPIFSSMDKTASMYEKIVKNGAYSEVAPQAQMKIGAAREKQKNYAVAAKAYEMAADRYHDRPQLAADAVYRQGLCYKQEAQTAEYDQNTASQAIATFTDFMTLYPGDKRVAEAQKIIVGLKTEQARGDFEIAKFYEKYKKWNGALVYYNEVLLQDPNSQYATQARMRIDELKKRTLPATN from the coding sequence ATGAATCGTCGGTGGATTTGTTTGTTGCTGATGTTGTTTTGTTTGCTGGCTTTTCCTTCGCGCTCGCCGGCCCCGCTTATATACCGGCCAGGGGAAGGATGGAGCTACGAGCCTGTGGGCGGGGGAGGCAAATGGCAGCGAGCGCGGGCCAAGGATCAGCTCGAAGTGGCGCAGACGGCCTTCGAGAAAAAGGATTACAGCCTGGCCTTGAGAGCCGCCCGTCGAGTGGTGAGGGTCTGGCCACTTTCTGATTACGCGCCGCGGGCGCAGTATCTGGTGGGCCGTTGCTACGAAGCCAAGGGGCGCGACGAAAAGGCATTCCAGGAATACCAGAATGTCCTCGAGAAACAGCCAAAGATTGACAATTACGACGAGATTCTCCAGCGGCAGTTTAATATCGCCAACCAATACCTGGCCGGCAAATGGTTCAAATTGTGGGGTGTTATCCCGATATTTTCTTCGATGGACAAGACGGCTTCGATGTATGAAAAGATTGTCAAAAACGGGGCTTACAGCGAGGTGGCCCCTCAGGCCCAAATGAAAATCGGCGCCGCGCGCGAGAAGCAAAAGAACTATGCGGTGGCAGCCAAGGCTTATGAAATGGCTGCGGACCGCTATCACGATAGGCCGCAGTTAGCCGCCGACGCGGTTTATCGACAGGGTCTTTGCTACAAACAGGAGGCCCAAACCGCCGAGTACGACCAGAATACCGCCAGCCAGGCGATAGCCACTTTTACAGATTTCATGACGCTTTACCCCGGAGACAAGCGGGTAGCGGAGGCGCAAAAGATCATCGTCGGTCTTAAGACCGAGCAGGCGCGCGGGGATTTCGAGATTGCAAAGTTCTACGAGAAGTACAAGAAATGGAACGGGGCACTGGTCTATTACAATGAAGTCCTGCTGCAGGACCCCAACTCGCAGTATGCGACGCAGGCACGGATGCGCATCGACGAGTTGAAGAAGCGGACGCTGCCTGCAACCAATTAA
- the lptE gene encoding LPS assembly lipoprotein LptE, with protein MRLLWGLCLAVLLGFVLSGCAGYKLGPTNGLEAGEKSVQINPFANRTLQPLLTDEVTAQLRKEFQHDGTFRLASHGDGDIIVSGNIIRYVRVEVTLASVDVLTVRDFRLEMRAQVTARERATGKVLLDQPVSGFTLIRVGSDLPSAERQALPLLAGDLAKNVTALLAEGKW; from the coding sequence ATGCGCCTTCTCTGGGGATTGTGCCTGGCCGTCTTGCTTGGCTTCGTCTTGAGCGGTTGCGCCGGTTACAAGCTGGGGCCGACCAACGGGCTCGAAGCTGGGGAGAAATCGGTCCAGATCAATCCCTTTGCCAATCGCACTCTACAGCCGCTTCTGACCGATGAAGTGACCGCCCAGTTGCGCAAGGAATTCCAACACGACGGCACCTTCCGTCTGGCGTCGCATGGGGACGGCGATATTATCGTCAGCGGCAACATTATCCGCTATGTGCGGGTCGAGGTTACCCTCGCCTCGGTGGATGTCCTCACTGTGCGCGACTTCCGACTGGAAATGCGGGCGCAGGTGACTGCCCGCGAGCGCGCCACGGGCAAGGTGCTTCTGGACCAACCGGTCTCGGGATTCACCCTCATCCGAGTCGGCAGCGACCTGCCGAGCGCTGAGCGCCAGGCCCTGCCGTTGCTGGCCGGAGACCTGGCCAAAAACGTGACGGCCCTTTTAGCGGAAGGAAAATGGTAA
- a CDS encoding serine/threonine-protein kinase, with the protein MSDKPLRMVTCPGCEAKVFIPGDLAPLSTEPCKRCGHPIMMPMQLRQFELRSKIASGGQGKVYRAFDTVLERLVAVKIMRKELEADKVALESFIREARACASLNHTNIIHIYAFDDSEGQRYLVMELADRGSLDSRIEKYQRLPELDVLDIGIKIASALDLALKHNLIHRDIKPGNILFNSDNEPKLIDFGLARSVEVEPESNMVTEGTPYYVAPEKIKREKETFLSDMYSLGCTLYHALTGHVPFEAPSVQELVAAHVNIALTPPNLVVPEITQLTSEALVRVLAKDPRDRYLSYDEFTMALYQARAQLLLQQSQMVPAKGIKSKTSWWRR; encoded by the coding sequence ATGAGCGACAAACCTTTGAGAATGGTTACCTGCCCGGGGTGCGAAGCCAAGGTTTTCATTCCCGGAGACCTGGCCCCACTCTCGACGGAGCCCTGCAAACGTTGCGGACATCCCATCATGATGCCCATGCAACTGCGCCAGTTCGAGTTGCGCAGCAAAATCGCCTCCGGTGGCCAGGGTAAAGTCTATCGCGCCTTTGATACCGTCCTCGAACGGCTGGTCGCAGTCAAAATCATGCGCAAAGAACTCGAAGCCGATAAGGTCGCCTTGGAGAGTTTCATTCGCGAGGCCCGGGCCTGCGCCTCGCTGAACCACACTAATATCATCCATATTTATGCCTTTGATGACTCCGAAGGCCAAAGATACCTCGTCATGGAGTTGGCGGATCGCGGGAGCCTCGACTCACGAATTGAGAAGTATCAGCGCCTCCCGGAATTGGACGTGCTGGACATTGGGATTAAAATCGCCTCGGCCCTTGATTTGGCTCTCAAACACAATCTTATCCATCGCGACATCAAACCCGGCAACATCCTCTTCAATTCTGATAACGAGCCCAAGCTCATCGATTTCGGCCTGGCCCGAAGCGTCGAGGTTGAACCAGAGTCCAACATGGTCACTGAGGGGACGCCCTATTACGTCGCTCCTGAAAAGATCAAACGCGAAAAGGAGACGTTTCTTTCAGATATGTACAGCCTCGGCTGCACCCTCTATCATGCCCTCACCGGCCATGTGCCTTTCGAGGCCCCCAGCGTTCAGGAATTGGTCGCCGCCCACGTCAACATCGCCCTGACTCCTCCCAACCTGGTTGTCCCCGAAATCACGCAACTCACCAGTGAGGCCCTGGTCCGTGTTTTAGCAAAAGACCCGCGCGATCGTTACCTCAGTTACGATGAATTCACCATGGCCCTCTACCAGGCGCGGGCCCAGTTGCTTTTGCAGCAATCGCAAATGGTCCCCGCCAAGGGAATCAAGAGCAAAACCAGTTGGTGGCGCCGTTAA
- a CDS encoding 3-deoxy-D-manno-octulosonic acid transferase: protein MRILYNILFTVAFALSAPYYFLRMWRRGNWVEGFAQRFGRYNSKFKQAITNRHTLWLHAVSVGEVNICTQLIRALEPRLPNLKVVVSTTTTTGMEELHRKLPSHVSRIYFPIDFRKCVSHALKTIRPEAIVLVEAEIWPNFLWRARAMDIPLFLVNARLSARSYPRYRYFGFLFRRLFGSFTAVGAQNEEDAAKLRELGCLPERIHVVGSMKFDAAKLDERRRLDVPGMLRQLGVPGGARVLVAGSTHPGEEAILAGQFLRLRARFPDLFLVLVPRHFERSREVGRELEKHGIKFIYRNEITASTRYGENQIQCLLVNTTGELKYFYEQATLIFIGKSLTAQGGQNPIEPGALGKAMVFGPHMENFAEVVRSFLGRAGAVQVHDAAELEKALENLLADEGRREELGRNALAVVRENLGAIERTVDMIVQHLEGGELYVAPKRQAVRSTNKENRAGSG, encoded by the coding sequence ATGCGGATCCTTTACAACATCTTGTTCACGGTCGCTTTCGCCCTGTCCGCTCCCTATTACTTCTTGCGCATGTGGCGGCGAGGCAATTGGGTGGAGGGCTTCGCGCAACGCTTTGGGCGTTACAATTCCAAATTTAAACAGGCAATTACCAATCGCCATACGCTTTGGCTGCATGCGGTCAGTGTCGGCGAGGTGAACATCTGCACGCAATTAATTCGAGCGCTCGAACCGCGCTTGCCGAACCTCAAGGTTGTGGTTTCCACCACCACGACAACGGGTATGGAAGAACTGCACCGCAAATTGCCCAGCCATGTCAGCCGGATTTATTTTCCAATAGACTTCCGTAAGTGCGTTTCGCATGCGCTCAAGACCATTCGTCCCGAAGCCATTGTGCTCGTCGAGGCAGAGATATGGCCAAACTTCCTCTGGCGCGCCCGTGCCATGGACATTCCCCTGTTCCTGGTCAATGCCCGGCTCTCAGCCCGGTCCTACCCGCGCTATCGCTATTTTGGTTTTCTGTTCCGCCGTCTTTTTGGGTCGTTTACAGCCGTCGGCGCTCAGAATGAGGAGGACGCAGCCAAATTGCGGGAGTTGGGTTGCCTGCCGGAGCGGATTCACGTGGTGGGGAGCATGAAATTTGACGCCGCAAAGCTGGATGAGCGCCGGCGGCTGGATGTGCCGGGCATGCTGAGGCAGTTGGGCGTGCCCGGCGGGGCGCGGGTGCTGGTGGCCGGCAGCACGCACCCGGGTGAGGAAGCAATCCTGGCCGGCCAGTTCCTCCGCTTGCGCGCCCGTTTCCCGGACCTTTTCCTGGTGTTGGTCCCGCGTCATTTCGAACGCAGCCGCGAGGTGGGCCGGGAATTGGAGAAGCACGGCATCAAATTCATTTACCGGAATGAAATCACGGCTTCTACCCGGTATGGCGAAAATCAAATCCAATGCCTGCTCGTCAATACCACCGGTGAGCTGAAGTATTTTTATGAGCAGGCTACTCTCATTTTCATCGGCAAGAGCCTGACCGCGCAGGGAGGCCAAAATCCAATCGAACCCGGCGCTCTGGGCAAAGCGATGGTGTTCGGGCCGCACATGGAGAATTTTGCGGAAGTAGTGCGCAGTTTTCTTGGGCGCGCCGGAGCGGTCCAGGTCCATGATGCCGCGGAGCTGGAGAAAGCGCTCGAGAATCTGCTGGCGGATGAAGGGCGACGGGAGGAACTGGGGCGCAATGCGCTGGCTGTCGTGCGGGAAAACCTGGGCGCGATTGAGCGGACGGTGGACATGATCGTTCAGCACCTGGAAGGCGGCGAGCTTTACGTGGCGCCCAAGCGCCAAGCAGTGCGATCCACGAACAAGGAGAACCGTGCGGGTTCCGGGTGA
- a CDS encoding Gfo/Idh/MocA family oxidoreductase has product MNENENSAVDFNRRDFLKGGSVATLMTMLGGVELLGQAPAPALSTYAGPRMKVGVIGLGLWGREIVTTLMQIDQAEVAAICDTYPAMVRRTADAAPKAAQTADYKTILANKDIKAVIVATPTHKHKEIVLEALKAGKHVYCEAPLAHSVEDAREIALAAKIAAQQVFQAGFQMRSDPQRHFLLPFLRSGAIGKSIMARAQWHKKQSWRSASPKPEREKELNWRLSKETSTGLMGEIGSHAVDQVAWFLSAMPKAVTGFGGINFYTDDGRDVPDTVQAVFEFPGGVNMFYDATLANSFDGQYEIVYGSDAAVMLRESNAWLFKEVDSPLLGWEVYARKEMFYKETGIALVANASKAVVPTGQQAQKEEITSTPLFFALQRFTLNAADITNAIEDFTSSFGTDDPKALAEQVAKVRAVARPASDYLEGFRATVMGIKANEAILSQNRLVLKPEWYELS; this is encoded by the coding sequence ATGAACGAAAACGAGAATTCGGCAGTGGATTTCAACAGGCGCGATTTTTTGAAGGGCGGTTCGGTAGCGACGCTGATGACGATGCTTGGCGGGGTGGAGTTGCTGGGCCAAGCCCCGGCCCCGGCCTTGAGCACGTACGCCGGACCGCGCATGAAAGTGGGGGTGATCGGCTTGGGACTTTGGGGGCGGGAGATCGTTACGACCCTGATGCAGATTGATCAGGCGGAGGTGGCGGCAATTTGCGATACTTATCCCGCAATGGTCCGCCGTACCGCCGATGCGGCCCCCAAGGCGGCGCAGACGGCCGATTACAAGACGATCCTGGCCAATAAGGATATCAAAGCCGTCATCGTGGCCACCCCCACGCACAAGCACAAAGAGATTGTCCTCGAAGCCCTCAAGGCCGGCAAACACGTCTATTGCGAGGCACCGCTGGCCCATAGCGTCGAAGACGCCCGGGAAATTGCCTTGGCCGCCAAAATCGCCGCACAACAGGTGTTCCAGGCCGGGTTCCAGATGCGCTCGGACCCGCAGCGGCATTTTCTGTTGCCGTTTCTGCGCTCGGGGGCAATTGGCAAATCGATCATGGCGCGCGCGCAGTGGCACAAAAAGCAGAGTTGGCGCTCCGCATCACCAAAACCGGAAAGAGAGAAGGAGTTGAATTGGCGTCTGAGCAAGGAGACCTCGACCGGTCTGATGGGTGAGATCGGCAGCCACGCGGTTGATCAGGTGGCATGGTTCCTCAGCGCTATGCCAAAAGCCGTCACCGGGTTTGGCGGGATTAATTTTTATACAGATGACGGACGAGACGTGCCCGACACGGTCCAGGCCGTGTTCGAATTTCCCGGAGGGGTGAATATGTTTTATGATGCCACCCTGGCCAACTCGTTTGACGGGCAGTATGAGATTGTTTATGGGAGCGACGCGGCGGTCATGCTGCGAGAAAGCAATGCCTGGTTGTTCAAGGAAGTCGATTCACCGCTTTTAGGCTGGGAAGTTTATGCTCGAAAAGAGATGTTTTACAAGGAAACGGGCATTGCCCTGGTAGCCAATGCCAGCAAAGCGGTGGTGCCCACCGGCCAGCAGGCTCAGAAAGAGGAAATCACCAGCACGCCGCTGTTCTTCGCGCTTCAACGATTCACACTGAATGCAGCGGACATCACCAATGCGATTGAAGATTTCACTTCTTCATTCGGGACCGATGATCCCAAGGCATTGGCTGAACAAGTCGCCAAAGTGCGCGCGGTGGCGCGACCGGCCTCTGACTATTTGGAAGGATTCCGGGCGACTGTGATGGGCATCAAGGCGAATGAGGCGATTCTGAGTCAGAATCGACTCGTGTTGAAGCCGGAATGGTATGAATTGAGCTGA
- a CDS encoding YceI family protein, translated as MKIRTLIAGQVALLFLLNTGVRAQTLTRFDAKPGAGMKVRIEGTSTVHDWQVEGHLIAGSVEAGSNFPTEPGQDVKPGKIEARAIARIPVTSLKSIEKDGSPYSDKMDEVMYGKLKADAHRWIVFRVTELTLKEPAKSKDAPYVFDARGELEVAGVTNQVALPVNVLPLGDKKLKISGSTTVKMTDFGVQPPVLIGLLSTGDPVKLSFEWPVQQRKTAEAAK; from the coding sequence ATGAAAATACGAACACTGATCGCGGGCCAAGTCGCACTTTTATTTCTCCTCAATACGGGGGTTCGAGCGCAAACGCTGACGCGTTTCGACGCCAAACCGGGGGCCGGCATGAAGGTCAGAATCGAAGGGACATCGACTGTCCACGATTGGCAAGTCGAGGGTCATTTGATTGCCGGCTCGGTCGAGGCTGGGTCCAATTTCCCAACCGAGCCGGGCCAGGATGTCAAGCCTGGCAAGATCGAAGCGCGCGCCATCGCCAGAATCCCGGTCACATCGCTCAAGAGCATCGAAAAAGATGGGTCACCCTACAGCGACAAGATGGATGAAGTGATGTACGGCAAATTGAAGGCGGACGCTCATCGTTGGATCGTCTTTCGTGTGACCGAACTCACACTGAAGGAACCAGCCAAGAGCAAAGATGCTCCGTACGTGTTCGATGCCAGGGGAGAACTCGAAGTGGCGGGCGTGACCAATCAGGTGGCACTGCCTGTGAACGTCCTGCCGCTTGGGGATAAGAAACTCAAGATTTCCGGCAGCACCACGGTCAAAATGACCGATTTCGGGGTTCAACCTCCGGTCCTGATTGGGCTGCTGAGCACAGGCGACCCCGTTAAGCTCAGCTTTGAATGGCCGGTCCAGCAAAGAAAGACCGCCGAGGCCGCCAAGTAG